The window ACTGGATTGTTTTGAAAAGGGAATGGGAAGGGGGGAGGATGGAAAATTGCATACATCACCATTGGGACTCTGTTGCCAtccttttcttctgttcttaATTCATTACAGACAGGCCTAAGAGGAGctttaaacccccaaaattaATGTTTCTTATATCACCAGCATGCTGGAAAAAGATAACCAGCTTAAGTGAAAGAGGCTGTGTGCAACAGTGATTTGTAGTATCTTAGTAAAGCTTTTAAAAATTCAACAGTGGATTTTGTGGCCCCAGCCTGGCTGTCCGGCTAATTTCTTGCTGCCTGTGCAGATCTGCTCCCGTGACCCATTTGCTTGCATctctaattttataaattagccaataggtttattttttaaaactcgaGCACTGTGTTTATTTTGGAAAATGTCACTCATCAGTTAAGAGGGAACTGCCTTTATTTTGATTGACCTAAATTTCCTAtgttcacttaaaaaaacatgtaaaggTGAGTTTTGAACCGTTTTTGCTGTTCTGCCTTTTTAATGAGATATTTTACAGGACGTGTCACAGATAGCATGTGGACATCAGGTGCAAACACATTAGAATAATGAGACTGAATTCCATTCAGCTGCCTTTTAGCCCCGGGGGTTGTCGTATTGCTGGTTAAGCTTATTAGTAACACCTGCACCCTTCCTGTTTTGATGAGTCGGCATGTTTGGTGTGAAAAACAGCAGGGTTGATGTCATGAAGCTGTTGTTAATAAGAAAAATGCACAAGAGCTTAAAACTAACCATGTGCGTTCATTATTTTGTGACTATATGTATACTACAAGAGGTGGAGCGGCATCTCTTTTGGCTACATTTAACTTAATAATCGATTTCTAGGTCAAGCACATTCTCAGCATCTTTAAATACgttaatttgaataaagcatAAAAGCAGCACTGGGAcagcaaaattttaaaataatttattatcaCTGTACAGtacattacaaaataaatcaaCATTCTGTGTCTTTTCCATTAAAACACTATCGTACAGTCACATCTACAGCAAGAACACGTGGACCACCAACCCTGGCAAAACCTGAACACAATAAATTCAATGATATATACTTCTGCAATAATATACACTGACAGAGACCCAGAGAAAGCTTACATTCATCATCCTCGGACTCAAAGGTTGCACGGTCATCAGTTACCATATCTGCCTATTGTGATGTGATGGATGTCCTTGAGAAAGGTCAGTACAGAGCAGGGTGAACCCCACCAGTTGAGCAGAAGCATTTCCGCACACTGAGTGTCAAAGCGTCCTAGTTTGTGCAGAAACGATTCTGTTAGACTAATGGGGGGGTGGGGAGTGAGCGGAGGCGTGTCGTCAGACTCTCGGGAGGAACCCGGGCTCTTTCACTTTGTGAGGCTCTTCACGATCTCCAGCTCCTCCACGGGCTTCCACTGCTGATTGATGGTGATGAGCTGCAATGAAATGCCAGAAATTTCAAAAAAACATAACGAGGCTTCGTCTGACCTATTTATAAGTGTTAAACTGAATTAACAGACTTAATGATGTGGCCGCACCGGGACTGTGCCATTACTTGtggtaatttattttctttcgaTGACATTAACGACTGGCGTTAATGATAAAATTCTTTCCTCAATGACTCAGCAGATTTAAGCTGCAGGAGGAGAGTCTGCTTATATTTTGGTGCTGATAAGAACCGGAAGGCTTATTAGCCAGAATATAAACATTATTAAGTGCTCTGCAATGTTACTACATTACCTTCTGGGGTTTTGACGGGTCCAGCCTCTCCCATGGCTCTGGGTTGCTGGTCTTATTCAAACTATAAACAGTAAATTCAAATAcattcttaagtatttttacaCAACAGAGTTTAAGCAGGTGCGAAAGTAAGATAGAAGTGCAAATGAAACTAAAAACATACCATAAGACAAAtgcattattttaataaatgagaAAGAGCTTTGTAACACTCACATAACGTCAGGTTTAGTAAGCAGAAAGTAGATCGATGCAGAGGTGGCTCCTGTTGCAGCAAAAGCCATAAACCCTATCAGAGGGATGAGCTACAGGACAAAAAAACAGTCCAACAAATTAAATCACACAATGCCCCCCACACAGGATATAACTCAATGCAAcagagtaataataataataataataatattaataataataatgatgatcttacctctttcctttttctcaACATTTGGAAAAATCCAGACATCTTTCTGATTGGTTTTAAGCACTCAAAGAGGAATTAAGTGTATTTCCACTCAACTCTGGTTATTCTAAGGCTTCAAGCATCCACTTGCAAAACTGAAGAGGAGCAGTCTCACACGCAGCTATGTTGTGACAGTTTACCTGCTGCTGGGAACTCCTTTTAAGTGCGACACATTGTGAGCTCATGAGATGGAGGCGGGATGGGAGGTTGTACGAGGTGATAAGCACGTACACAGAGTTTCCTGTACTGAAATGCACCACTGGAGGTTAACGCATCATTAGATGATGATCAATAGATTTTCTAAGTGTGCAGCGCCCTCCCATGGCCATGTTGTAAAAGTGAAGGTCAGTAACTGGTGGTTGGGTTTCAAGCTGATCTCAAAAAGGATGTTATTTGAAATGactaaaagagagagagagtgtcaaattttagaatttttttttattttaaaacaatatttgAGTAATAATACAATTTTAAGATCAGTCAAATATTATGTGTGTCATCTGGGAGGAGTTTCATATTTGTTGATCTGCTGTTCAGTCAGAGaggagctcattttgctgaggGATCGTAGGAAATGCGTGTGTTTGATGTCTGAGGCTTCCATGTTCCCGTCCAGCAATGCCAAAAGAGCAGcctgaggaaaaaaagcaaaagccaaacaaacaaatattttcagttatttcaaatctatccgccaagaaaggattttacattttacaagtCTAAGAATTCCAGGGTTTCATATGTTTATGTCACCTCTTTGCAAAGATTTTCCAGGTCAGCTCCAGAAAAAAGCTCGGTCTTTGCTGCGAGATCCTCCAGGCGCACATCGGCACCCACAGGCATACACTTTGTGCACACCTTCAGGACAACAAGTCGAGCCTAAATATTAGAAAGTGAGGGTCATTAAACACAGATACGCTGACAGGAGAGGCGCGGttactttattttaaatgacctCTTCAAGTCCAAGTCTTTCTTACAACATTGCTGGTAAATGTAATACATTTTTGTCCTGTTTTGAGAAGTCCTTTACCTCTTGATCTGGTGGTGGGACATAAATGATGTGATCAAGTCTGCCGGGCCTGAGGAGGGCGCTGTCTAAACAGTCGGGTCTGTTTGTGGCGGCTACAACCATTACATCTTTGTTGCACACTTCCTGGCAGTCCAACTGTCAAACAGCAAAAGCACATAAAGTGTTGATTAAATCACGAACAGATGGATTGATGATGTGTCACAATGAACTGCAGGATGGTATTATGTCCTCTTTCATAAAGGATGCTCCAGTGTGTCCTCTGCTAAAAGCTGTAATAAAGTAAACACTGAAGGTTCCTTTATTACCACTTTTAGCATACCTTTGTTACTTCCTTTAGTATCTGGAGAATTCAAAAAGCTCTTATTATGACTGCCACACATCTACCTCACTCATCAAGAAACCAACTGATGTTCATTTCTGGACTGATCAAGTGGAAAGTTACTGTCTTACAATGTCAGATACACACGGAGTACAGCAGAGCTGAGGAGAGAAGAGTCACGTTAAGATAAAGCTGCTTAATGTAATGACACACCTAACTGTCAgcgaaaaacaaaaagcaaaaaaaaccctaaatctGTATAAAGCCAAAGATCAACAGATGTCAACCCCAAACATCTGAAGTCTACCCCTGAAAAAATCTGTGCTATTTTTACATTCACCTGTGTGCcacaaaagcaaaatgaaacaaaacaaattggaaATTTAAGAGAAGAAACATAGAAGCCAGCTGCAGCATCAGCCATGTTTCTACAACGTCTGACCTGCTCAGGTGTGTGACTCTCCTCGACTCCCTCTGCCTGGAGGATCTTCTCCGTCCCTCTCCTCTCATGAGTCTTCAGGCCGATCCCATCCATCTCGTTGAGGAGCACAGAGAGAAGATGAGTCTGTACGCTGTTTGGTGTTTGACTGTGTGACCGCGAGCCAATCAGTGAGTCAATCTCATCGAGGAACAGGATGCTTGGAGCGCAGGCGCGGGCCTGATGAAACAGCTGCATGTGGACAGACAGACGCAGGGCTTAGTGGACGAAACACAAGGGAGGACACAATCATTAATGCTCGTCTGTTCGAGATTATAAAGAGGAAGAACCTGAGCTAAAGCCTTCTCTGAATCTCCGACATAGGGAGAGTAGAGGTCAGCGCCACTGACAGACAGGAAGGCACAGTTGGAGGAAGTAGCGGCAGCCTTGACGAGCGTCGTCTTTGCACATCCCGGAGGCCCGTACAGCAGCACACCTCGCGGTCGACACAGACCCAGACGAACAAAGGCCTCAGGGTGCGCCATCGGCCACTCGATGCTCTTTGACGTGGAGACAGTGAGGGAAAATAAACATCCAGCAATAAAGTTTTTTCTCTGAATacataaatgtgcatttttgaGCAAAGCCACTCAATTAGCTACCTGTCTTAATTTGAATTTGACGTCATCCAGGCCTCCAATTTGCTCCCAGGTCACCGGAGAGAGCTCCGTCCTGCCCATGCTGCTCCGAAGGCAGGAGGGACGCACCGACTTCAAAGCCTCATGGAAGTGCTTCATACTCACCAGCTGCTCCCCTGAACACTGCAGACAGTGTGACAGAAACAGCAACAGGTTTTTACAGCTGTCATCCACTCACTCTCCCTATTATTTTCTATGTAATCTTTCACACATCTAAAGAACACATTCACTGTGAGCCTTATGAGATGAATTTCTAAATGTGATTCTTATTCAGGCTTTAACTTTGACTTTACAGTTACAACACAGCTGCACAATTTGCAATAAAGTGTGTCGTTCCTgtagcaaaacagcaaaaactaGTGTTTTGTTTCACTGTGACAGGTCGCTGTCGTTACTTTGGAGTCTTCCCGTATAGCGTGCATGGCGGCCTCCCTGCACAGGGCACTGAGGTCTGCTCCCACGTAGCCTGTAGTTGTTTGTGCAAGCTCTGTCAGGTTCACACTGGGACACACAGGCATCCTCTCACACAGGACAGACAAGATGGCCTTTCTCTGCTGCAAGGTTGGAGCTCCGATTATAACCTGTGGGAAAGACGAACACTCAGAGACTAACGactcacatacacatacaccaACTCACCGACCTGGACAGATATTTTATATAAGTAAAAAAGGTACATCTTGCCTTATaatcagaaaaaaaccccctctATGTTTACATCTATACGTAGTCGTGACTACCAGCAGTGTTAAAGAATTAGGTGTACCGAGGCGTTCGGTTGTCGTCTGtcatcttctgtttttataaaatccTCTTTTGTTCCTCCAGACatgtttcaaaaacaaaacgctTCACCGGAGGGTCATACAGTGTATCTGTGTCACATGGGTTTTGCCTCGTCATTTAGGAGACATGCTGCAGATCCCGAGCCTATTCACTGAAGTACGGGAAGTCATGTGAGCCAACGTTATTTTATTtccttgcctaagagagttcaggctgtgtttaaGAACAAAGGTCGCCATAACAAATATTGAGTTTTAAGCTCCTTAAAAGTGTATAAACTCTGTTTTTAACTTATATGGTGCATTTTCATGTATGTTAGGacatgttttaataaaacatttaatttgtttCCAATTTTTCTAGAAAAGAAATGATATGTGgcccaagacttttgcacattactgtaTCTCTGTCTCTGCATCTCTAGAAACAAAGATATCTCTAGTGAAATCTGAAGCTAGACAAATCAGTCAACTGAAGCATTACAAACATCTGAGAGAAACCCCTGCATAAGCACCCCAATTATCTACACTTCACAGAGAAGATGAAATTTATATCATCTTTCTCAAGAAAGATTAAAAACACTGGATCTGTGACAGTGAGCGGACACACACCTCTCTGTCAAACCTCCCTGGCCGGCGCAGTGCTGGGTCTAAGCTGTCCGGCCGGTTGGTGGCTCCGACGATCAGGAAGCGGTCAGACTGATTCATCCCGTCCATGAGTGTGAGAAGCTGAGCAACCAGCCGGTTCTCCGGAGCCGACGAGCTGGTTCTCCTCGGACACAGAGAGTCCAGCTCGTCTAAGAACAGCACACAGGGACCTTCATCTGCTGCAGATCGAGCACGCTCAAACACGGCCCGCAGCGCCTCCTCGCTCTCACCCGGCCGAGCCCCCACCACCTGAAATTATTGTTCAGAATTACTGGTAATGCATTTACATGCAAAATGCTTCGCGTATTACAAGGAATATTAGACGGCAACAACATTATGATGAGGTGTGTTTAGTATCATCTTTTTTACCTctggccctctgaccaccaccaagCTGGCTCCCACCTCACCCACCACTTGGCGGACCAGCAAGGTTTTGCCTACACCTGGAGGCCCCACCAGAAGCACCCCTCTGGGACAGGATACACCGAGAGAGCTCAGTGTGCTTGGATAGAGAAGTGGCAGCTTCAGCATCTCTCTAAGTGATGCAGACACCtaaaatgttgtaaaaaaaacaaacaaacaaacaaacaaacaaacaaacaaacaaacaaacaaacaaaaacccacacACGTTAGGTGTTGCACAGTGGAAAAACACTCTGTTAGGTATTATTTAAAGAAATTCACCTCCTCCAGCCCCCCCAGCTGCACTGTGTGCCGGTCCTGCAGCTGACTCCTGTAATGTCGGAGTGTCTGGATGCCAGCAATCTCAACAGCAGTCTTCGAGGTGATGAATCCAGCACTATCCGACTCTGGACTGATGCTTTCAATAACAACATATTTGATCTCTGTGTCGAAATCCTCCAGGTTTATTACAAACCCATCATGGACATAAACACCTTTCAGCATGTCTTTTACAAGCTCATGAACAAGGCGATGCGGTGTGCGTTTCCTGAAATTGACACTCTGGACTATCACGGTTATCCTGACGCCTTTCAGTTTGGAGCAGATCACAGGTGTGAGCTGAGCGGGGTCCAGGCTCAGGTGCGAGGGGAGCTGAGAGAGAAGACTGggggagaaacatttcaggtCCATCTGCAGGAAGCCCTCTGCCAGGTCAGCCCGGggccaggcagtgcacaggcaGCTTCCTCCGGGGACAGACACCAGCAGAGGGGAGCCCAGGTGCACACCCAGCGCCGACATCATGCCCGGACCAAGCCTGCATCTCTGAGAGCCCCGGTCTGATGGATCCACGGAAAGCAGCCTCAGAGGCTCCATGCTCCGCCTGCAGCCACCTGACGGGGAAATAGAGACAGAGACGCACGTAACGTTAGTGAGGGAGAGAGACTAAGCAGAAACTCAGAGGCAGCATAAAACCTCACCGAGGCTACATGCTACATGCTAACCGTTAGAGCTTCTTTTAGCGGCGCTAAATGGACAAAACTCTGACTAAGCTGGGTCTAAGGCAAAGAGGTTTATGTACCGGAAACGGCTGAAACCAGCCGACAGCACCTaaacaatcagaaataaaatggGTGCTAATACCAACTATATACTACACAGAACATATCAACTCAGACTTTACTGTTTACAAAATCCATGTGGCATTAAAACAACACGGT is drawn from Oreochromis aureus strain Israel breed Guangdong linkage group 1, ZZ_aureus, whole genome shotgun sequence and contains these coding sequences:
- the c1h15orf48 gene encoding normal mucosa of esophagus-specific gene 1 protein, with protein sequence MSGFFQMLRKRKELIPLIGFMAFAATGATSASIYFLLTKPDVILNKTSNPEPWERLDPSKPQKLITINQQWKPVEELEIVKSLTK
- the spata5l1 gene encoding spermatogenesis-associated protein 5-like protein 1, with the protein product MEPLRLLSVDPSDRGSQRCRLGPGMMSALGVHLGSPLLVSVPGGSCLCTAWPRADLAEGFLQMDLKCFSPSLLSQLPSHLSLDPAQLTPVICSKLKGVRITVIVQSVNFRKRTPHRLVHELVKDMLKGVYVHDGFVINLEDFDTEIKYVVIESISPESDSAGFITSKTAVEIAGIQTLRHYRSQLQDRHTVQLGGLEEVSASLREMLKLPLLYPSTLSSLGVSCPRGVLLVGPPGVGKTLLVRQVVGEVGASLVVVRGPEVVGARPGESEEALRAVFERARSAADEGPCVLFLDELDSLCPRRTSSSAPENRLVAQLLTLMDGMNQSDRFLIVGATNRPDSLDPALRRPGRFDREVIIGAPTLQQRKAILSVLCERMPVCPSVNLTELAQTTTGYVGADLSALCREAAMHAIREDSKCSGEQLVSMKHFHEALKSVRPSCLRSSMGRTELSPVTWEQIGGLDDVKFKLRQSIEWPMAHPEAFVRLGLCRPRGVLLYGPPGCAKTTLVKAAATSSNCAFLSVSGADLYSPYVGDSEKALAQLFHQARACAPSILFLDEIDSLIGSRSHSQTPNSVQTHLLSVLLNEMDGIGLKTHERRGTEKILQAEGVEESHTPEQLDCQEVCNKDVMVVAATNRPDCLDSALLRPGRLDHIIYVPPPDQEARLVVLKVCTKCMPVGADVRLEDLAAKTELFSGADLENLCKEAALLALLDGNMEASDIKHTHFLRSLSKMSSSLTEQQINKYETPPR